In one Moritella sp. 5 genomic region, the following are encoded:
- a CDS encoding 3'(2'),5'-bisphosphate nucleotidase CysQ, whose amino-acid sequence MKLTVYQLEQLLQLATEAALKAGAFINSLDRSSLQVHSKQAGSSLSAQVVTQVDLDSQVIILEILQPTIDQYDLALLTEENASEEDVATHARFNKDYFWCIDPLDGTLPFIEGGDGFAVSIALVDIAGKPVIGVVHNPSSGDIYQAINAQPLISKVLKNGLLWQSERLKKYSHSLSLYIDRSFQQDPRYPAVIEQLTRLSAQQGLALQMIKTNGAVMNAIGVLENAPACYLKLPKPQLGGGSLWDFSATVAITQALSAQYLASSSQACCAVSDAQGAPLDLNRKDSNYMNHKGVLYTSRLQHQTFLNVIN is encoded by the coding sequence ATGAAACTCACGGTTTATCAGCTTGAACAGTTACTACAACTCGCCACCGAGGCTGCATTAAAAGCTGGAGCATTCATCAATAGCCTTGATAGAAGTTCGCTGCAGGTACACAGTAAACAGGCTGGTTCGAGTTTAAGCGCGCAGGTGGTCACGCAAGTGGACTTAGACAGCCAAGTCATTATCTTAGAAATACTACAGCCAACTATCGATCAATATGATTTAGCCCTGTTGACCGAAGAAAATGCCAGCGAAGAAGATGTAGCAACCCACGCTCGTTTTAATAAAGACTATTTCTGGTGTATCGATCCACTCGATGGCACCTTACCCTTCATTGAAGGCGGTGATGGCTTTGCCGTGTCTATCGCGTTAGTCGATATTGCAGGTAAACCAGTTATTGGTGTTGTACATAACCCAAGCTCTGGTGATATCTACCAAGCCATTAATGCACAGCCACTGATATCAAAAGTGTTGAAAAATGGATTACTTTGGCAGTCTGAACGGCTTAAGAAGTACAGCCATTCATTAAGTTTATATATCGATCGTAGTTTCCAGCAAGACCCACGTTATCCGGCTGTCATTGAGCAATTAACAAGGCTTTCAGCGCAGCAAGGATTGGCACTGCAAATGATCAAAACTAACGGTGCGGTGATGAATGCAATTGGGGTACTTGAAAATGCGCCGGCTTGTTATTTAAAACTGCCTAAACCACAGCTAGGTGGCGGCAGTTTATGGGACTTTAGTGCGACAGTAGCAATCACACAAGCATTGTCTGCTCAGTATTTAGCGTCATCTTCGCAAGCATGCTGCGCAGTAAGTGATGCTCAAGGTGCCCCCTTAGATCTTAACCGTAAAGATTCTAATTACATGAATCATAAAGGGGTGTTGTATACCAGTAGATTACAGCATCAGACTTTTTTAAATGTAATCAATTGA
- a CDS encoding molybdopterin-dependent oxidoreductase, which yields MSISRRNFLKSSLAAAGAVPALTLFGPKAVFAKDIELIPHATHYGAFNAVVKDGKLIGVQTLSDIDALPTKMLTEGVLSRTYHETRVNYPMVRKSYLEGMTNGTGDTKVELRGKEEFVRVSWDVALGLTAKAILDTIDKAGNEGIFSSSYGGWSHAGVFRPNVLQGRFFNMIGGCSLTSGDYSGGASQISLPHIIGDMEVYSPQTAWEQVRDNTQVFCMIGCDPFKNNRVEYRVADHQMYPRWEAIKNKGIKFVSINPQFTITDEALDCEWVKIIPGTDTALFLSMCHYLYKNDLHDEKYLNTYTVGFDKFLPSLLGKDGSEEKTPKWASKITGIPEAKIIELAKMFSDNRTQFAGSWSLQRQDHGEMQHWAIIAFSSMLGGIGKPGEGVGFSWHYGCGGMPVSGKSTPAGLSQGRNLVKTYCPASRITEMLNNPGVEFTHNGSTHKYPLVKMIYNSGNNFMSHQQDTNKLIKALQNVDTVVCQDPWWCASTRWSDIVLPATTTVERNDITSGGTYSNDKVYAMRQIIKPQGESLDDIEIFRRLSSLFNVEYQFMEQGQSVMQMIEAAYAKSSATMPFKEFWEKGIAHMEVPLEANKWVRHGDFYTDPVKNPLATTSGKIELYSSDFAKYKLADCPPIPTFFPPHEYLGNAEEDELHVVSPHPRMRLHSQMANTSIRDIDNIQGREPCLMSPEDAKSRGIKDGDLIEVYNKRGSILVGARVDPRIMKGVISIYEGCWPSVDSKGRCNSGLVNFITSDKASSGLSQATTANTVLVKMKKCTDPDGPNEAYTKPAIIDKSKAEFAIAYGLGRVSGLKAKATADLGPGEKIFYQRCTVCHGPKDTTHFTKLQWKGITKSMFPRAGLNPEEQGLVLDFLMKNAKDAI from the coding sequence ATGAGCATAAGTCGTCGTAATTTCTTGAAATCGTCATTAGCAGCCGCAGGTGCTGTACCTGCACTGACATTATTTGGCCCCAAGGCTGTATTTGCTAAAGATATCGAGTTAATCCCACATGCAACTCACTACGGTGCATTTAACGCAGTGGTAAAAGATGGCAAACTCATCGGTGTGCAGACGTTATCAGACATTGATGCGTTGCCAACTAAAATGCTGACCGAGGGTGTATTAAGCAGAACTTATCACGAGACTCGGGTTAATTACCCTATGGTGCGAAAGTCTTATCTCGAAGGTATGACGAACGGCACTGGTGATACCAAAGTTGAATTACGTGGCAAAGAAGAGTTCGTACGTGTTTCTTGGGATGTGGCGCTTGGTCTAACAGCTAAGGCGATTCTAGATACCATTGATAAGGCGGGTAACGAAGGTATTTTCAGTAGCTCTTATGGTGGTTGGAGCCACGCAGGTGTGTTCCGTCCGAACGTATTACAAGGCCGTTTCTTTAACATGATTGGTGGTTGTAGCTTAACATCGGGTGATTACTCTGGTGGCGCATCACAAATCAGTTTGCCACATATTATCGGTGACATGGAAGTATACTCACCGCAAACGGCCTGGGAACAAGTACGTGATAATACTCAGGTATTCTGTATGATCGGTTGTGACCCGTTCAAAAATAACCGTGTTGAATACCGCGTAGCTGATCATCAAATGTATCCACGTTGGGAAGCCATTAAGAACAAAGGTATTAAATTTGTTTCAATTAACCCACAGTTCACCATTACCGATGAAGCATTAGATTGTGAGTGGGTTAAGATCATTCCAGGTACAGATACAGCACTATTCTTATCTATGTGTCATTACTTGTACAAAAATGACTTACATGATGAAAAATACCTTAATACATATACAGTTGGTTTCGATAAATTTTTACCATCGCTGCTAGGTAAAGACGGCAGTGAAGAGAAAACGCCGAAGTGGGCGTCTAAGATCACTGGTATTCCAGAAGCTAAAATTATTGAATTGGCGAAGATGTTCTCTGATAACAGAACCCAGTTTGCTGGTTCATGGTCACTGCAACGTCAAGACCACGGTGAAATGCAGCACTGGGCGATTATCGCATTCTCAAGCATGTTAGGTGGAATAGGTAAACCTGGTGAAGGTGTTGGTTTCAGCTGGCACTATGGTTGTGGTGGTATGCCTGTTTCAGGTAAGTCTACGCCAGCAGGTTTATCGCAAGGTCGAAACTTGGTTAAAACTTACTGCCCTGCATCACGTATTACTGAGATGTTAAATAATCCAGGTGTCGAGTTTACCCATAACGGTTCAACCCATAAATACCCGCTTGTGAAAATGATTTATAACTCGGGTAACAACTTCATGTCGCATCAGCAAGATACTAACAAGTTGATTAAAGCTCTTCAGAATGTTGATACTGTCGTGTGCCAAGACCCGTGGTGGTGTGCATCTACACGCTGGTCAGATATTGTATTACCAGCAACAACAACGGTAGAACGTAACGATATTACCTCTGGCGGTACTTATAGTAATGATAAAGTCTATGCGATGCGTCAGATCATTAAACCGCAAGGAGAGAGCCTAGATGATATTGAGATCTTCCGCCGTTTATCTAGCCTGTTCAATGTTGAATATCAGTTCATGGAACAAGGCCAGTCAGTCATGCAAATGATTGAAGCAGCGTACGCGAAGAGCTCGGCGACTATGCCGTTTAAAGAGTTTTGGGAGAAAGGTATTGCCCACATGGAAGTTCCATTAGAAGCCAACAAGTGGGTTCGACATGGTGATTTCTATACCGATCCAGTGAAAAATCCATTAGCAACGACATCGGGTAAAATTGAACTTTACTCTAGTGATTTTGCTAAGTATAAACTGGCCGATTGTCCGCCAATTCCGACATTCTTCCCTCCACATGAATACTTAGGTAATGCAGAAGAAGATGAACTACACGTAGTAAGTCCACATCCACGTATGCGTCTACACTCACAGATGGCTAACACTAGTATTCGTGATATCGACAATATTCAAGGCCGCGAACCTTGCTTGATGAGTCCTGAAGACGCGAAAAGCCGTGGCATTAAAGATGGTGACTTAATTGAAGTATACAACAAGCGTGGTTCTATTTTAGTCGGTGCACGTGTCGACCCTCGTATTATGAAAGGTGTTATCAGTATTTATGAAGGTTGCTGGCCATCGGTTGATAGTAAAGGTCGTTGTAACAGTGGTTTGGTTAACTTTATCACGTCAGACAAAGCATCAAGTGGCCTGAGTCAGGCAACAACAGCCAACACTGTGTTAGTTAAAATGAAGAAATGTACCGATCCTGATGGACCGAATGAGGCATATACAAAACCAGCGATCATCGATAAGTCTAAAGCTGAATTTGCGATTGCCTATGGCCTAGGGCGCGTTTCAGGTTTGAAGGCGAAAGCTACCGCTGATTTAGGTCCGGGCGAGAAAATATTTTATCAACGTTGTACAGTATGCCATGGTCCAAAAGACACGACACACTTTACCAAGCTGCAGTGGAAGGGGATTACGAAAAGTATGTTCCCACGTGCTGGTCTAAATCCAGAAGAGCAGGGCTTAGTACTCGATTTCTTAATGAAGAATGCGAAAGACGCCATTTAG
- a CDS encoding phosphotransferase, with amino-acid sequence MSIPTDVLQAVANAMTAERVVSTQLIQPLWGGYGELFRATLDGSQYTSVIVKHIKLPRPKVHPRGWNTSISHQRKLKSYQVELHWYQHYANNCLTQCPVPKCLYVEEQNDEILLIMEDLATQGFKHTFTSFEPKPASLQSAADNPHISHQHVSQQQIEACLSWLAYFHAQHLAIEPTGLWDCGSYWHLATRPDELAALTDIALQQAAEQIDQTLQQCQFQTLIHGDAKLANFCFTTAGDRVAGVDFQYAGKGCGMKDVILLLSSCVPYQHCEQDVPALLDYYFRQLKQALSEHKPRIEPQAVEDEWRPLYCIAWADFQRFMKGWSPTHWKINSYTEALTQQALLQLKTAQLNSAKQDQ; translated from the coding sequence ATGAGTATACCGACAGACGTTTTACAGGCAGTCGCCAATGCTATGACAGCAGAGCGCGTTGTCAGTACCCAGTTGATCCAACCTTTATGGGGTGGATACGGCGAGCTTTTTCGTGCCACGTTAGACGGCAGTCAATATACCTCGGTGATAGTTAAACACATCAAATTACCCCGACCAAAAGTGCATCCACGTGGTTGGAACACGTCTATATCTCATCAACGAAAATTAAAATCATATCAAGTGGAACTACACTGGTATCAGCACTACGCAAATAACTGTCTAACGCAATGCCCTGTACCAAAATGCCTGTATGTTGAAGAACAGAATGATGAAATATTACTCATCATGGAAGATTTGGCTACGCAGGGGTTTAAGCATACGTTTACCAGCTTTGAACCGAAACCAGCTTCCCTGCAATCAGCAGCAGACAATCCACACATCAGTCATCAACACGTCAGCCAGCAACAGATAGAAGCATGTTTATCTTGGCTGGCTTATTTCCATGCCCAGCACCTCGCGATTGAACCGACAGGTTTATGGGATTGCGGCAGTTATTGGCACCTAGCCACCCGACCCGACGAACTAGCAGCGTTAACTGATATAGCATTACAACAAGCAGCTGAACAAATAGATCAAACATTACAGCAATGCCAGTTTCAAACCCTGATCCATGGCGATGCTAAGTTAGCTAACTTTTGTTTCACCACCGCTGGCGATCGGGTTGCTGGCGTTGATTTTCAATATGCCGGCAAAGGTTGCGGCATGAAAGACGTAATATTGTTACTGAGCAGTTGTGTTCCCTATCAGCACTGTGAGCAAGATGTACCTGCATTACTGGATTATTATTTTAGACAATTAAAGCAAGCGCTGTCAGAGCATAAACCACGCATAGAACCGCAAGCAGTAGAAGATGAATGGCGACCGCTTTATTGTATTGCTTGGGCTGATTTTCAACGCTTTATGAAAGGCTGGAGTCCGACTCACTGGAAGATAAACAGTTATACGGAAGCGCTGACGCAACAGGCATTGTTACAGTTAAAAACAGCGCAATTAAATTCAGCTAAACAAGATCAATAA
- the torS gene encoding TMAO reductase system sensor histidine kinase/response regulator TorS — protein MRFRQSIGNKLLFAFSFVASLLVIISTVSWYSLSLIADAGEKITQQTLPSLSSARGLANISLKITNRTNLLKNATNDTERQQINTELTQLNQAINRQFKAFDISELTHRNIRHLVSKKANVIKNIRQLNDNAKLQIKGQRLRQASFQQVSEGVRNIFQLSQSQVANASTFALVRLSGLYDLIEQGADKDIIYQDIDLVIDEDLNLLDKMTALERYSLQLGQIANLIINTAKPEQLIYLTQQKYELLYIINQLVDSIKDPYRLERVQTAMLSLDAFTALISLQREYLALEEKQNRLHLFISTQLGELNQGIRVLVDKQTLQAQQTSQEHLKLVSWSQRILMLATILSLIVIIGVMWKIVYQGIVFKLSKHTQVIKKLAEGDLEINVEPSNDEEFKQMAQALDIFRDNALKKQKLEQAQIETEKELRLHKENLELLVKQRTEQLTQINEKLNNESVGHAKAKKQAEDANNAKSVFLANMSHEIRTPMNGMLGTLELLSDTQLSTQQQTYTQTILTSGENLLDILNDILDYSKIEAGHIEVSKRAVNLQRLGDDIIDLMRARSESKGLNLTFNLAAELDTWVLSDLGKLRQVIINLVNNAIKFTSSGCVTLAIAAHDDQLNFSITDTGCGIAQGKQQEIFEAFTQVANLSSAAGTGLGLAICQRLVSAIQGTLMLTSIEAQGSCFYFNIPLEVAPQTLINEQLSIVSNVVETNSHFRILIVEDNQINRDVACALLQKLGHQVYSACDGASALKLYAHQDVELALLDINLPDIDGVELAVQLRVMAEHKHQQLKTIAVSAHVFKDDITKFIDSGFDGFIAKPVQMKRLKSTISKVMVNAMCTDDVYQSPMVSKDVIFSNSGLLNTDILEQDLKYLGVEKVIELGHLFCRQTLSDYSDFALFDAAQQETLLHKLKGAAAGLGLVALYDSCQQLEALCKNSCENKVLSESQLSELDLLITHSVYQLQNYIQRLAG, from the coding sequence TTGCGTTTTCGTCAAAGTATAGGGAACAAACTGTTATTCGCGTTTAGTTTTGTTGCCAGCTTATTGGTTATTATTAGTACTGTGTCTTGGTACAGCTTAAGCCTTATTGCCGATGCCGGTGAAAAAATTACCCAACAAACTCTGCCTAGTTTATCAAGTGCGCGAGGCTTGGCAAATATAAGCCTAAAAATCACCAATCGAACCAACTTACTCAAAAATGCCACTAATGATACTGAACGACAGCAGATCAATACCGAATTGACTCAGCTAAACCAAGCCATTAACAGACAGTTTAAGGCCTTTGATATTTCAGAACTCACTCATCGCAATATTCGTCATTTGGTATCAAAAAAAGCAAACGTCATTAAAAATATCCGTCAGTTAAATGACAATGCCAAGCTGCAAATTAAGGGACAGAGGCTGCGCCAAGCTTCGTTTCAGCAGGTTTCAGAAGGCGTGCGCAATATTTTTCAACTATCACAATCTCAAGTTGCGAACGCAAGTACCTTTGCACTGGTGAGATTAAGTGGGCTTTATGACTTAATTGAACAGGGTGCCGACAAGGACATTATCTATCAGGACATTGACCTTGTTATTGACGAAGATCTTAATTTATTAGATAAAATGACTGCATTAGAAAGATACAGTTTGCAACTGGGGCAAATAGCTAACTTAATTATCAACACGGCGAAACCAGAACAGCTGATTTACTTAACACAGCAAAAATATGAACTCTTATATATTATTAATCAGCTGGTGGACTCAATCAAAGACCCTTATCGTTTAGAGCGTGTACAGACTGCGATGCTAAGCCTTGATGCTTTTACTGCGTTAATCAGTCTACAGCGAGAATACTTAGCGCTAGAAGAAAAGCAGAACCGTTTACATCTCTTTATTTCGACGCAACTCGGTGAGCTTAATCAAGGCATTCGCGTGCTGGTAGATAAGCAAACGCTACAAGCACAGCAAACTAGTCAGGAACATCTTAAGTTGGTTTCTTGGTCGCAGCGCATTCTTATGTTAGCCACCATCTTGTCATTAATCGTGATTATTGGGGTGATGTGGAAGATTGTGTATCAAGGCATTGTCTTCAAGTTATCCAAACATACCCAAGTGATTAAAAAGCTTGCTGAAGGCGATCTTGAAATTAATGTCGAGCCTTCTAATGATGAAGAGTTCAAGCAAATGGCGCAGGCTCTGGATATTTTTCGGGACAATGCCTTAAAGAAGCAAAAGCTTGAACAAGCGCAAATTGAAACAGAAAAAGAATTACGTCTGCATAAAGAAAATTTAGAGCTCTTGGTAAAACAAAGAACAGAACAGCTCACGCAAATTAATGAAAAGCTTAATAATGAATCCGTTGGCCATGCCAAAGCCAAGAAACAGGCCGAAGATGCGAATAACGCCAAGTCCGTATTTTTGGCCAATATGAGTCATGAAATTCGTACGCCTATGAATGGTATGTTAGGTACATTAGAGCTGTTATCTGATACACAGCTTTCGACGCAGCAACAGACTTATACCCAAACTATCCTAACCTCGGGTGAAAACTTACTGGATATTCTCAATGATATTCTGGATTATTCCAAAATTGAAGCTGGTCATATTGAAGTGTCTAAACGCGCAGTTAATCTTCAGCGCTTGGGGGATGATATTATTGATCTGATGAGGGCTCGATCTGAAAGTAAAGGGTTGAATTTAACCTTTAACCTCGCTGCTGAACTTGATACTTGGGTGCTTTCTGACTTGGGTAAACTCCGCCAGGTCATTATCAATTTAGTGAACAATGCAATAAAGTTTACCTCTTCAGGTTGTGTGACCTTGGCTATTGCAGCGCATGACGACCAGCTCAATTTCAGTATTACCGATACCGGTTGTGGTATTGCACAGGGTAAGCAGCAGGAAATATTTGAAGCCTTCACCCAAGTGGCGAATTTAAGTAGTGCAGCAGGTACAGGACTCGGGTTAGCGATTTGTCAGCGACTGGTGTCAGCAATCCAAGGTACGCTTATGTTAACGAGTATAGAGGCGCAGGGGAGTTGTTTTTACTTTAACATCCCACTAGAAGTCGCTCCGCAAACCCTGATCAATGAACAGTTATCTATCGTATCAAATGTGGTTGAAACCAACTCTCATTTTCGTATCCTCATTGTTGAAGACAATCAAATCAATCGTGATGTTGCCTGTGCGCTACTTCAAAAGTTAGGCCATCAAGTATACAGTGCTTGTGACGGAGCATCGGCGCTTAAACTGTATGCTCATCAGGATGTTGAGCTAGCTTTGTTAGATATTAACTTACCTGATATTGACGGCGTCGAGCTGGCTGTGCAATTGCGAGTTATGGCTGAGCATAAGCACCAACAACTAAAAACAATAGCTGTCTCTGCTCATGTGTTTAAAGACGATATAACCAAGTTTATCGATTCAGGTTTCGATGGGTTTATTGCCAAACCAGTACAAATGAAACGCCTGAAAAGCACTATTTCCAAGGTAATGGTGAATGCGATGTGTACTGATGATGTTTATCAATCACCGATGGTAAGCAAGGATGTTATTTTTTCAAACTCGGGTTTATTAAATACTGACATCCTTGAACAAGATCTAAAGTATCTGGGCGTAGAAAAGGTTATTGAGTTAGGGCATTTATTTTGTCGACAGACACTATCGGATTACAGTGATTTTGCATTGTTTGATGCCGCGCAACAAGAAACTTTATTACATAAACTGAAAGGTGCTGCTGCGGGTTTAGGCCTGGTAGCCTTATACGACAGCTGCCAACAACTCGAAGCATTATGCAAAAATTCATGTGAAAATAAAGTGTTATCTGAATCACAATTATCAGAACTAGATTTATTAATTACGCATTCTGTCTACCAATTACAAAATTATATACAACGACTTGCTGGATGA
- a CDS encoding cytochrome b, with product MQNEVSKHSKKTVIFHWLVGLSMITVLIMGMYMVENKVYSLYYWHRSLGLSLFIFAIYRLILRVKEGLPKPKLSYTKIEKNLSRLVQILLLASTILMPISGILMTMMNGFGMILFDLVIVAANPDPSNPRLMLPINSSLGDLSKTIHVTCGWIMAGTLLLHVSGAMKHHIIDRDDTLKSMLKLKSN from the coding sequence ATGCAAAATGAAGTGAGTAAACATAGTAAAAAAACGGTGATATTCCACTGGCTAGTTGGACTATCTATGATCACTGTACTCATAATGGGTATGTATATGGTCGAAAATAAAGTGTATTCACTTTATTATTGGCATCGTTCATTAGGACTTTCATTATTCATTTTTGCCATTTACCGCCTTATTCTCAGAGTTAAGGAAGGGTTACCAAAACCAAAACTTTCTTATACTAAGATTGAGAAAAACTTATCGAGATTAGTACAAATATTACTATTAGCCAGTACAATTTTAATGCCTATATCTGGTATATTAATGACCATGATGAACGGATTTGGAATGATACTTTTTGATCTAGTCATCGTGGCCGCAAACCCAGACCCAAGCAATCCAAGGTTGATGTTGCCAATCAATAGCTCGCTAGGTGATCTGAGTAAAACTATCCACGTGACTTGTGGTTGGATTATGGCTGGTACTTTACTACTACACGTATCAGGCGCTATGAAGCATCATATTATTGACCGCGATGATACTTTAAAGAGTATGTTGAAGCTGAAATCGAATTAG
- the nuoG gene encoding NADH-quinone oxidoreductase subunit NuoG has product MIKFKINGQEIEVEEGTTILNAARASTVEIPTFCYQDRLSILASCRMCLIEIEGRPKLEPACATVVSEGMAVLTHSQKVVTSREDMLEILLANHPLDCPVCDKSGECELQDTVFEYGKGDSRLADPKRVFRIDDIELNNVITFNANRCIQCQRCVRVCEEVVGDVALGTMERGLDSEITGVGNSLKDCSHCGNCIEVCPVGALMSTPYRYKARPWDLEKVETTCGMCGTGCSMTIETRKGKLARVKSQYETGINGELLCAKGRFGFDFIDGGERITQPMLRKHDVMTPVSWSEALDFIINKTLNTLSNNGHIKGLISPRQTNETAFMFQKLMRKVFQSSDIHASCRFSGLNLQPETNDILNNLLTHTYSRQPLAEILKSDCVFLLGGNICDENPVSSYLVRQHKRDNHNHLLLASSRPSALDDIATEKLRLQPGNEARLLTALISDLAVSDDREMADFVSAGKVILEQANSITLLIGTEFMRGKQTKDCLLWIEKTTQRLQQQGKQVFVQFLFDRPNQLGLWHMGCLPDLQNNHPNNVPDMFYVVGTDPLANCSVGDPLEQAALNTPCLIVQTAFMNASAQQAMVILPAPSYGEDNGTYTNNEARVQKVRAIRPPAQDILPSATVFAQLANSLGVDIGSSKVKQIFSQIKQEIDGYQTLKEDFIFGPELDDYGLTTEPPTTSAALTTPEVKVPAIKVPQVDYLALVGYILITGDSQFRSGKLTTQSKNLSGLGHNTYVEMNPGVDYDEQQNYEVTITRGNSSHTAQLKINRSFPDKLLFIPEAQLSSPANKIITATEYPCVVEVEIKVSNEANED; this is encoded by the coding sequence ATGATCAAGTTCAAAATCAATGGTCAGGAGATTGAAGTAGAAGAAGGCACCACGATTCTTAACGCGGCACGCGCCAGCACTGTTGAAATCCCAACATTCTGTTATCAAGATAGGCTGTCCATCTTAGCCAGTTGCCGCATGTGTCTGATAGAAATCGAAGGCAGACCAAAACTAGAACCCGCTTGCGCCACCGTCGTATCTGAAGGCATGGCAGTACTCACCCATTCGCAAAAAGTGGTTACCAGCCGCGAAGATATGTTGGAGATCCTGCTGGCTAATCACCCACTAGATTGCCCGGTCTGTGACAAAAGTGGCGAATGTGAACTGCAGGATACGGTGTTTGAATATGGCAAAGGAGATTCAAGGCTTGCAGATCCAAAACGCGTATTTAGAATCGACGATATTGAACTGAATAATGTCATCACCTTTAATGCCAATCGCTGTATCCAGTGTCAACGTTGTGTCCGGGTTTGTGAAGAAGTGGTCGGTGATGTGGCACTCGGCACTATGGAGCGCGGGTTAGATTCAGAGATTACCGGTGTCGGTAACAGTTTGAAAGATTGCAGTCATTGCGGCAACTGCATCGAAGTCTGTCCGGTGGGGGCGCTGATGAGTACGCCATACCGTTATAAAGCTCGCCCTTGGGATCTTGAGAAAGTTGAAACCACCTGTGGCATGTGTGGTACTGGCTGTAGTATGACCATAGAAACCCGTAAAGGTAAACTTGCGCGGGTAAAAAGCCAATACGAAACGGGCATCAACGGTGAACTGCTGTGTGCGAAAGGCCGCTTTGGGTTTGATTTTATCGACGGAGGTGAACGCATCACCCAACCTATGCTGCGTAAACATGATGTCATGACACCTGTGAGTTGGTCCGAAGCGTTAGATTTCATCATCAACAAGACTCTGAATACTCTCAGTAATAACGGTCATATTAAAGGTCTGATCTCACCACGCCAAACCAATGAAACCGCTTTTATGTTTCAAAAACTAATGCGGAAGGTTTTTCAATCGTCTGACATCCATGCTAGTTGTCGATTCTCAGGCCTGAACCTGCAACCGGAAACCAATGACATTCTGAACAACCTGCTCACCCATACCTATAGTCGCCAACCACTGGCTGAAATCCTAAAAAGCGACTGTGTGTTTTTATTAGGCGGTAACATCTGTGATGAAAATCCAGTGTCGAGTTACCTCGTCCGACAACACAAGCGGGACAATCATAATCACTTATTATTGGCAAGCTCTAGACCCAGTGCTTTAGATGATATTGCCACTGAAAAATTGCGTTTACAGCCTGGTAATGAAGCGAGGTTATTGACAGCTCTGATTTCAGACCTAGCGGTATCAGATGATAGGGAAATGGCTGATTTTGTTAGCGCAGGTAAAGTTATTCTGGAACAGGCTAATTCAATCACCCTATTAATAGGCACCGAGTTTATGCGGGGGAAACAGACCAAAGACTGTTTATTATGGATCGAAAAAACCACACAGCGTCTGCAACAACAAGGCAAGCAAGTGTTTGTACAATTCTTGTTTGACCGGCCCAATCAGCTTGGTCTGTGGCACATGGGCTGCCTGCCAGACTTGCAGAACAATCATCCAAACAATGTGCCAGATATGTTTTATGTGGTCGGAACTGACCCACTCGCTAACTGTTCTGTAGGGGACCCATTGGAACAAGCTGCCTTAAATACCCCCTGCCTCATTGTACAAACGGCCTTTATGAACGCCAGCGCACAGCAGGCTATGGTTATTTTACCCGCGCCTTCATACGGGGAAGATAATGGCACTTATACCAACAATGAAGCAAGAGTACAAAAAGTCAGAGCAATCCGACCTCCAGCCCAAGATATATTACCAAGTGCAACTGTTTTTGCTCAGCTCGCCAACTCATTGGGGGTGGATATTGGCTCAAGTAAAGTTAAGCAAATATTCAGTCAAATTAAACAGGAAATAGACGGTTATCAAACGCTCAAAGAGGACTTTATTTTTGGTCCAGAGCTCGATGACTATGGTTTAACAACAGAGCCACCAACAACGAGCGCAGCTCTCACCACTCCAGAAGTTAAAGTCCCAGCGATTAAAGTCCCACAGGTCGATTATCTTGCTTTAGTAGGTTATATCTTGATCACTGGTGACAGCCAATTTCGCTCCGGCAAACTTACCACCCAATCAAAAAATCTTTCCGGGCTCGGCCATAACACGTATGTAGAAATGAACCCCGGTGTAGATTATGACGAACAGCAGAATTATGAGGTGACGATCACCCGCGGCAACTCTTCACATACAGCACAGCTCAAAATAAACCGCTCATTCCCTGACAAGCTGCTGTTTATACCTGAAGCTCAGTTAAGCTCCCCAGCGAATAAAATCATCACAGCGACGGAGTATCCTTGTGTAGTGGAGGTAGAGATTAAGGTTTCGAACGAGGCTAATGAGGACTGA